The Pyrus communis chromosome 2, drPyrComm1.1, whole genome shotgun sequence genome includes a window with the following:
- the LOC137726766 gene encoding uncharacterized protein — protein MEQVRSAVEEHLDQMADLVQKISAELRSGLAPAVNTFLGFFHAIDWKEPWLMGLMGMHLVCLIVAITSRRNLNFQMFLFLSALAGVYLAERLNSFLRANWKSFASQDYFDEGGVFLSTLWSGPLLVIAIIILVNTLFSLCRLIVKWKRAELRHRARLSQSKQD, from the exons ATGGAGCAGGTTCGGTCGGCAGTGGAGGAGCACCTGGATCAAATGGCAGATCTCGTCCAGAAAATATCCGCAGAGTTACGTTCTGGTCTTGCACCTGCTGTAAACACTTTCTTGGGCTTTTTCCACGCCATCGACTGGAAG GAACCTTGGTTGATGGGTTTAATGGGGATGCATCTTGTGTGTCTGATAGTAGCCATTACCTCCAGGAGGAATCTCAACTTCCAAATGTTTCTGTTCCTTTCGGCAT TGGCTGGAGTGTATCTCGCAGAGAGGCTGAATAGTTTCCTGCGTGCAAACTGGAAGAGCTTTGCCAGTCAGGATTATTTTGATGAGGGTGGAGTTTTTCTCTCAACACTCTGGTCTGGGCCTCTTCTCGTCATTGCAATCATAATTTTG GTAAACACACTCTTTTCCTTATGTCGCCTGATTGTTAAGTGGAAAAGAGCTGAGCTAAGACATCGTGCAAGGCTTTCTCAAAGCAAGCAGGATTGA
- the LOC137725055 gene encoding GRAS family protein RAM1-like: protein MEEIDEEEELLNLSLAIVTSSGRERFKKRKRSRDDGIANSILVSPLNSYEGCEGKIFRLLQMREQMLKKLDLHKKKGVAFDDEDGKGLHLIHMLLITATAVNENNVGSALEHLTELYKIVSLCGDSVQRVVAYFADGLAARLLTRKSPFYDMIMKEPTSEEEFVAFTALYRVSPYYQFAHFTANQAIIEAFEKEQEKNNRALHVIDFDVSYGFQWPSLIQSLSEKASSSNRISLRITGFGRSVDELRETENRLTSFSKGFRNLFFEFQGLLRSSKLINLRKKRNETIAVNLVFHLNTLSNNLKISDLLNSVHLLNPSIVILVEQEGSKSPRSFLSRFMETLHYFAAMFDSLDDCLPLESAERLSIEKNHLGKEIKSMLNYDNNNDENCPKTERMETWKAKMESHGFEGINLSSKSKIQARLLLKIRTHYSPLEFDGSSGAAAGFKVFERDDGRTISLGWQDRYLLTISAWHGTVS from the coding sequence atGGAAGAAAtagatgaggaggaggagcttCTGAATCTTAGCCTTGCAATTGTTACAAGTTCAGGGAGGGAGAGAtttaagaagaggaagagatcAAGAGATGATGGTATTGCTAATAGTATTTTGGTGAGCCCTCTAAACTCTTATGAAGGTTGTGAAGGGAAGATATTTAGGCTTCTTCAAATGAGGGAACAAATGCTAAAAAAACTAGACCTTCACAAGAAGAAAGGGGTTGCTTTTGATGATGAAGATGGAAAGGGCCTCCACCTGATCCACATGTTGCTCATAACAGCCACCGCAGTTAACGAAAACAATGTCGGCTCAGCCTTGGAGCATCTTACTGAGTTGTACAAAATTGTTTCCTTATGCGGTGACTCTGTCCAACGGGTAGTGGCTTATTTTGCAGACGGCTTGGCTGCAAGGCTTCTCACTCGAAAATCGCCGTTTTATGACATGATCATGAAGGAACCGACGAGTGAAGAAGAGTTTGTAGCGTTCACCGCTCTCTACCGGGTGTCTCCGTACTACCAGTTTGCTCATTTCACGGCAAACCAAGCAATCATTGAGGcatttgagaaggaacaagagaAGAACAATCGGGCattacatgttattgattttgATGTCTCCTATGGATTTCAGTGGCCTTCTCTTATACAGTCTCTGTCCGAGAAGGCAAGCAGTAGCAATCGTATATCGCTCAGAATAACGGGGTTCGGAAGAAGCGTGGATGAGCTACGTGAAACGGAGAACAGACTGACAAGCTTCTCAAAGGGGTTTCGGAATcttttttttgaatttcaagGGTTGTTGAGAAGCTCAAAGCTCATAAacttgaggaagaagagaaacGAAACAATTGCAGTGaatttggtttttcatttgaATACTTTGAGCAATAATTTGAAGATATCTGACTTGTTAAATTCTGTACATTTACTTAACCCTTCCATTGTAATCTTGGTTGAACAAGAAGGGAGCAAAAGTCCTCGAAGTTTCTTATCGAGATTCATGGAGACTTTGCATTATTTTGCAGCCATGTTTGATTCTTTAGATGATTGTCTGCCATTAGAGAGTGCTGAAAGGTTGAGCATTGAGAAGAACCACCTTGGAAAAGAGATCAAAAGCATGCTCAATTACGACAATAACAACGATGAGAATTGTCCAAAAACTGAAAGGATGGAAACATGGAAGGCGAAGATGGAGAGTCATGGTTTTGAAGGAATAAATCTAAGCTCTAAGTCCAAGATACAAGCAAGACTTCTTTTAAAAATTAGGACTCACTATTCTCCACTTGAGTTTGATGGGAGTAGTGGAGCTGCAGCTGGGTTCAAGGTTTTCGAAAGAGACGACGGAAGGACAATATCTCTTGGGTGGCAAGACAGGTATCTGCTTACAATTTCTGCATGGCACGGCACTGtatcataa
- the LOC137725840 gene encoding FHA domain-containing protein PS1-like → MANEKVNRKLNGEENEEEEEEPKIPVFTVLKNGAILKNIFIVNKSPPPPHSKPISAVHRKTHEEILIVGRHPDCNIVLTHPSISRFHLQILSDPFSQKLSLTDLSSVHGTWVSDKKIEPGVRVELSEGDRLQLGGSSRVYSLHWIPMSRAYDSETPFLPFIEHEDDESAEQVVDLWENSLSAENKKPESPDSNSVGIESMFPDEIVGVIGKMEVPSAPPLPENAIYSICDQSEEGGENLSKGSGEENEVSSFWAFGTESVNLFMNMEESNPSQKENQHPQPHCVTEEVSERENPENSFFTAEEGEAYHGKNDLSILSTLPLVNGEILEETKIQLVEKENRTPESKPNLAVNLNAEHSTGEKEDEAYPATQVPKEFESQSPSRKYQGQIDSICLSSGPQVMENSSLRTGEVLEEDKDEQIPEEILTQGPKPNLLISQKFEHFDEKEKEAYAAASVPEKLENQSPLGKDNGQTDISCLFSGPLVMENLSLPIGEVLGETKDQKVVEESLTPEPRSNLPFNLNFEHSDEKECLVDVSCGESENKSVAPEDHEKRDTSISSAPLVTECGNSSMSEIIDDKESQTPQSLFTAEGQPESEFCESPPLRSENKSSTRMGSVWTRRGKPASAVELQTDKSRGKSTEAGYDDDIEEDEEIFTPDKENFTPNTIRLRSLKKKGTIKVKPSKSSTPSSSKLNLVSNIHQQELIESPGKENQIMKELQETKLAGNTSGNQARVGKKLTVTKLRRERIPFQSLKSSGCKNISEDSVPNTATKSSISFSSTKNKEVANAHSNKSVGEGKRSWTMVADATTLLDKESRKSLQFLQGLNGTQLIIPRMVIQELDCLKQRGSLFRKKTEAESVLEWIEECMVKTNWWIHVQSSKEDGRLIAPTHPVSPQSLFSEKSWCFPSGTTGSLTFSRCGSTMDLVSPSPEDHILDCALLHRRMKRNDGQLILLSNDVTLKIKAMAEGFLCETAQEFRVSLVNPLSERFMWPDSSPCGRTWSYSGNVALREKYNSCGPLKKLSNGEGAKGLKLILHHNSHYGQIR, encoded by the exons ATGGCGAACGAGAAAGTGAACAGGAAACTGAAcggagaagaaaatgaagaagaagaagaggagccgAAAATACCCGTCTTCACAGTCCTCAAGAACGGAGCCATTCTCAAGAACATCTTTATCGTCAACAAATCCCCGCCGCCGCCGCACTCCAAACCCATCTCCGCAGTCCACCGGAAAACCCATGAAGAAATCTTGATCGTCGGCCGACACCCGGACTGCAACATCGTCTTGACTCACCCCAGCATCAGCAGATTCCACCTCCAAATCCTCTCCGACCCCTTTTCCCAAAAGCTCTCTCTCACCGATTTGTCTTCAG TACATGGGACTTGGGTTTCGGACAAGAAGATCGAGCCGGGAGTTCGAGTGGAGCTGAGCGAAGGGGACAGGCTCCAGCTTGGTGGTTCCAGCAGGGTTTACAGCCTGCACTGGATTCCTATGAGTCGGGCCTATGATTCTGAAACCCCCTTCCTGCCATTCATAGAGCACGAAGATGATGAAAGTGCAGAACAAGTAGTGGACCTG TGGGAGAATTCTTTGTCAgctgaaaacaaaaaacctgAATCTCCAGATTCAAATTCAGTGGGTATAGAATCGATGTTCCCCGATGAAATTGTGGGAGTAATTGGGAAGATGGAGGTCCCATCAGCACCTCCGCTGCCGGAAAATGCCATTTACTCAATCTGTGATCAAAGTGAAGAAGGTGGTGAGAACTTATCAAAAGGTAGCGGTGAAGAGAATGAAGTGTCAAGCTTCTGGGCATTTGGAACGGAATCGGTGAACCTGTTTATGAATATGGAAGAATCTAATCCTAGTCAAAAGGAAAACCAGCACCCACAGCCTCACTGTGTCACAGAAGAGGTTTCTGAAAGAGAGAACCCGGAGAATTCCTTTTTTACTGCAGAGGAAGGAGAAGCTTATCATGGAAAGAATGATCTTTCTATTCTTTCGACTTTGCCTCTTGTGAATGGAGAAATCCTCGAGGAGACTAAAATTCAGCTAGTTGAGAAAGAAAATCGGACCCCGGAATCAAAACCAAACTTGGCAGTCAACCTGAATGCTGAACATTCTACTGGTGAAAAGGAAGATGAGGCATATCCTGCTACTCAAGTACCTAAGGAATTTGAGAGCCAAAGCCCTTCGAGAAAATATCAGGGACAGATTGATAGTATATGTCTTTCCTCTGGACCTCAGGTGATGGAGAACTCATCCTTGCGGACTGGGGAAGTCCTTGAGGAGGACAAAGATGAACAAATTCCAGAAGAAATCCTGACCCAAGGACCAAAACCGAACTTGCTGATAAGCCAAAAGTTCgaacattttgatgaaaaggaaaaggaagctTATGCTGCTGCTTCTGTACCTGAGAAACTTGAGAACCAAAGCCCATTGGGAAAAGATAATGGACAGACTGATATTTCATGTCTTTTTTCTGGACCTCTTGTGATGGAGAACTTATCATTGCCAATCGGGGAAGTCCTCGGGGAGACCAAAGATCAGAAAGTTGTAGAAGAAAGCCTGACCCCAGAACCAAGATCCAACTTGCCCTTTAACCTGAATTTTGAACATTCTGATGAAAAAGAATGTCTAGTGGATGTGAGTTGTGGAGAATCAGAAAACAAAAGCGTGGCACCAGAAGATCATGAAAAGAGGGATACAAGCATTTCTTCTGCACCTCTTGTGACAGAATGTGGAAACTCATCTATGTCAGAGATAATAGATGACAAAGAGAGCCAGACCCCACAATCTCTCTTTACTGCAGAAGGACAGCCTGAATCGGAATTCTGTGAAAGCCCTCCACTGAGATCAGAGAATAAATCAAGCACGAGGATGGGAAGCGTTTGGACAAGAAGAGGCAAACCTGCTAGTGCTGTAGAGCTTCAAACAGATAAGAGCAGAGGAAAATCTACAGAGGCTGGGTATGATGATGATATTGAAGAGGACGAGGAGATCTTTACTCCAGACAAGGAAAATTTCACCCCAAATACTATTCGACTGAGGTCTTTGAAAAAGAAGGGTACGATAAAAGTTAAGCCTTCCAAATCAAGCACACCATCCTCATCGAAATTAAATCTAGTCTCCAATATCCATCAACAAGAGCTGATTGAATCCCCAGGAAAAGAGAACCAGATAATGAAGGAACTCCAGGAAACAAAATTAGCAGGAAATACGTCTGGAAATCAAGCAAGGGTAGGGAAAAAGTTGACAGTAACAAAATTAAGAAGAGAAAGGATTCCCTTTCAATCACTGAAAAGCTCCGGATGCAAGAACATATCAGAAGACTCAGTCCCTAACACAGCGACAAAAAGCAGCATATCTTTCAGTTCTACTAAAAATAAGGAGGTTGCCAATGCACACTCT AATAAATCTGTTGGAGAAGGAAAGAGGAGCTGGACTATGGTTGCAGACGCTACTACTCTTCTCGACAAGGAATCAAGGAAGTCATTGCAGTTTCTACAAGGTCTTAATGGGACACAGTTAATCATTCCAAGAATGG TCATACAGGAACTAGATTGCTTGAAGCAACGTGGCAGCCTTTTCAGAAAGAAAACAGAGGCTGAATCGGTTCTGGAATGGATTGAAGAATGTATGGTTAAAACAAATTGGTGGATCCATGTCCAGAGCTCAAAGGAAGATGGAAGACTGATTGCTCCAACCCATCCTGTTTCTCCACAGTCTCTATTTAGTGAGAAGAGTTGGTGCTTTCCTTCTGGGACAACGGGCTCATTGACTTTTTCAAGGTGTGGGAGCACGATGGACCTTGTATCACCATCCCCAGAAGACCATATCCTAGATTGTGCTCTTCTACATAGAAGGATGAAGAGGAACGATGGACAACTTATCCTTCTCAGTAATGATGTTACCCTGAAGATCAAAGCCATGGCAGAG GGTTTTCTTTGTGAGACAGCTCAAGAATTTCGTGTGAGTCTGGTGAACCCACTTTCTGAGAGGTTTATGTGGCCAGACAGTTCTCCCTGTGGGCGTACATGGTCTTACTCCGGCAATGTAGCTTTGAGAGAAAAGTACAATAGCTGCGGCCCTCTGAAGAAGTTGTCAAATGGTGAAGGTGCAAAGGGCTTGAAGCTCATTCTGCACCACAATTCTCATTACGGGCAGATCCGTTAG
- the LOC137725841 gene encoding protein SENSITIVE TO PROTON RHIZOTOXICITY 1-like: MDPKERQWDTWENPSTGNDVTNTISSDHPSFRNFKSRQHQREWESPSVLDYEMRMEPSFKKFHQPSDLQTSHTCNSKNDTKIPDREGGKMHEAQQPNKIQDWDARTTLSNLTFLEQKIHQLQDLVHVIVGRRGQVLGRPDELVAQQQQLITADLTSIIAQLISTAGSLLPSVKHTLSTTLPSTGQFGQFGGSFIPSAAGNDAGVKMQINSGSKLADQANQTGLISNYGTEHVEEHETKDEEDADEGENLPPGSYEILQLEKEEILAPHTHFCAICGKGFKRDANLRMHMRGHGDEYKTAAALAKPNKESSSEPTLIKRYSCPYAGCKRNKDHKKFQPLKTILCVKNHYKRTHCDKSYTCSRCNIKKFSVIADLKTHEKHCGMDKWLCSCGTTFSRKDKLFGHITLFQGHTPAIPLDETKGTLGPADHGEGSEASNRVGSINFSVSSTAPGGGGAAQNLMDVKESIDDPTSYFSPLNFETCNFDGFQEFPRLPFEDSESSFSFLMPGSCNYTHKTGGGESNFNNLPRQ, encoded by the coding sequence ATGGATCCTAAAGAAAGGCAATGGGACACCTGGGAGAATCCTTCCACTGGGAATGATGTGACAAATACGATTTCCTCAGATCATCCATCTTTTCGCAATTTCAAATCGCGGCAGCATCAACGCGAGTGGGAAAGTCCCTCAGTTTTAGATTATGAAATGAGGATGGAACCGTCCTTCAAGAAGTTCCACcagccttctgatttgcaaaCGTCACATACTTGCAACTCCAAGAATGATACAAAAATTCCAGATCGAGAAGGTGGTAAGATGCATGAGGCGCAGCAGCCTAATAAAATCCAAGACTGGGATGCAAGAACGACATTGAGCAATCTCACATTCCTGGAACAAAAGATCCATCAGCTTCAGGATTTAGTGCATGTGATTGTTGGCCGGAGAGGTCAAGTTCTAGGACGACCAGATGAACTTGTGGCTCAGCAACAGCAGCTTATAACAGCGGATCTTACTTCAATAATTGCTCAGTTGATCTCTACAGCAGGTAGTCTTCTACCATCTGTGAAGCATACGCTTTCCACCACATTACCTTCTACAGGACAGTTTGGGCAGTTTGGTGGGTCATTTATTCCTTCTGCAGCAGGAAATGATGCGGGTGTTAAGATGCAAATTAATAGCGGAAGCAAATTAGCTGATCAGGCCAACCAGACTGGTCTAATAAGTAATTATGGGACTGAGCATGTTGAAGAACATGAAACCAAAGATGAGGAGGATGCTGATGAAGGTGAGAACCTTCCGCCTGGTAGCTACGAAATTTTACAGTTAGAGAAAGAAGAAATCCTTGCACCTCACACTCACTTCTGTGCAATTTGCGGAAAGGGATTCAAGCGGGATGCAAATTTAAGGATGCACATGAGAGGTCATGGAGACGAGTACAAAACCGCAGCAGCACTTGCTAAACCAAACAAAGAATCCAGCTCTGAACCAACGCTTATCAAAAGGTATTCATGCCCTTATGCCGGCTGCAAGCGGAACAAGGATCACAAAAAGTTTCAGCCTTTGAAGACTATTTTGTGTGTCAAGAATCACTACAAGAGAACCCACTGTGACAAAAGTTACACTTGCAGCAGATGCAATATCAAGAAGTTCTCCGTTATTGCAGATCTGAAAACTCATGAGAAGCATTGTGGTATGGACAAGTGGCTTTGTTCTTGTGGCACTACCTTCTCGAGGAAAGACAAGCTTTTTGGGCACATTACCCTTTTTCAAGGCCACACGCCTGCCATACCCCTCGATGAAACAAAAGGAACTCTAGGGCCAGCAGACCATGGGGAAGGCAGTGAAGCGTCAAACAGAGTTGGAAGCATAAACTTCAGTGTTAGCTCCACTGCTCCTGGCGGAGGTGGTGCAGCTCAAAATCTCATGGACGTGAAAGAAAGTATTGATGATCCGACCAGTTACTTCTCTCCATTGAATTTTGAAACCTGTAATTTTGATGGGTTTCAAGAGTTCCCTCGACTCCCGTTTGAGGATTCAGAGAGTTCATTCTCTTTTCTTATGCCAGGGTCATGTAATTACACTCACAAAACTGGAGGAGGTGAGTCGAATTTCAACAATCTTCCTCGACAGTAA